From the genome of Amia ocellicauda isolate fAmiCal2 chromosome 14, fAmiCal2.hap1, whole genome shotgun sequence, one region includes:
- the LOC136768038 gene encoding major histocompatibility complex class I-related gene protein-like, whose amino-acid sequence MCTGVHTYQRQACCELDDDGTTSVWARDAYDGQDFMSYSSESHSWTAAVPQSVTEKLHLEATKLGLIHFYRPACINILKKYLQYGKNSIMRKVYPRVRVIRKPSVAQGETHVTCLVTGFYPRTVEVTLLRDGHPVPGEKVTGGEVLPNGDGTYQLRKTLTVDEDEQWLHKYSCQVNHTSLDNKMVIDCELEPGLDLTIIIPVVVILLAVLVLVVAGVVLWWRRARNSIPDGQVDIRCKYTAASRQSASSSSSSVRE is encoded by the exons GAGTTCACACCTACCAGAGGCAGGCGTGCTGCGAGCTGGATGATGACGGGACAACGAGCGTCTGGGCCAGGGACGCCTATGATGGGCAGGACTTCATGAGCTACAGCAGCGAGAGCCACTCCTGGACTGCCGCCGTGCCACAGTCCGTCACCGAAAAGCTGCACCTGGAAGCCACCAAACTGGGTCTGATCCACTTCTACAGACCAGCCTGCATCAACATCCTGAAGAAATACCTGCAGTACGGCAAGAACAGCATCATGAGGAAAG TGTATCCCAGGGTGAGGGTGATCCGCAAGCCCTCAGTTGCCCAGGGAGAGACTCACGTCACCTGCCTAGTGACCGGCTTCTACCCCCGGACGGTGGAGGTGACCCTGCTCAGAGACGGGCATCCAGTGCCGGGAGAGAAGGTGACGGGTGGGGAGGTGCTGCCCAACGGAGACGGGACCTACCAGCTGAGAAAGACCCTGACTGTGGATGAGGACGAACAGTGGCTGCATAAATACTCCTGCCAGGTCAACCACACCAGCCTGGACAACAAGATGGTCATTGACTGTG AACTAGAGCCCGGCCTAGATCTTACCATCATCATCCCAGTTGTGGTGATTCTGCTTGCAGTTCTGGTCCTAGTTGTTGCAGGGGTCGTGCTGTGGTGGAGACGAGCCC GTAACAGTATCCCTGATGGGCAAGTGGACATTCGATGCAAATACACTGCAG CTTCTCGACAGTCGGCGTCTTCCTCAAGCTCCTCCGTGCGAGAGTAA
- the LOC136767884 gene encoding major histocompatibility complex class I-related gene protein-like, with protein sequence MALDTSCYTTEMNSVKLLVLLWCIEAADAGSHSLCFLHTLNSQRTSFAEFTAVGMVNDLHVEYYDSDLKKIVSRQDWSVASDTQAEMDMRLAATVDSYHSIRTRIRNIMPRFNHTEGVHTYQRQACCELDDDGTTSVWVRDAYDGQDFMSYSSESHSWTAAVPQSITEKLHLEATKLGLIHFYRPACINILKKYLQYGKNSIMRKVYPRVRVIRKPSVAQGETHVTCLVTGFYPRTVEVTLLRDGHPVPGEKVTGGEVLPNGDGTYQLRKTLTVDEDKQWLHKYSCQVNHTSLDNKMVIDCELEPGPDLTIIIPVVVILLAVLVLVVAGVVLWWRRARNSIPDGQVDIRCKYTAASRQSASSSSSSVRE encoded by the exons ATGGCTTTGGACACAAGCTGTTACACGACAGAAATGAACTCAGTGAAGTTGCTTGTGCTTCTCTGGTGCATCGAAGCAGCTGATGCAG GCTCACACTCACTGTGCTTCTTGCACACGTTGAACAGCCAGCGGACCAGCTTCGCCGAGTTCACGGCTGTGGGGATGGTGAATGACTTACACGTGGAGTACTACGATAGCGACTTGAAGAAGATTGTGTCGCGCCAGGACTGGAGCGTGGCCTCGGACACCCAGGCAGAAATGGATATGAGACTGGCAGCCACAGTGGACAGCTACCACAGCATACGTACGAGGATTCGGAACATCATGCCGCGCTTCAACCACACAGAGG GAGTTCACACCTACCAGAGGCAGGCGTGCTGCGAGCTGGATGATGACGGGACAACGAGCGTCTGGGTCAGGGACGCCTATGATGGGCAGGACTTCATGAGCTACAGCAGCGAGAGCCACTCCTGGACTGCCGCCGTGCCACAGTCCATCACCGAAAAGCTGCACCTGGAAGCCACCAAACTGGGTCTGATCCACTTCTACAGACCAGCCTGCATCAACATCCTGAAGAAGTACCTGCAGTACGGCAAGAACAGCATCATGAGGAAAG TGTATCCCAGGGTGAGGGTGATCCGCAAGCCCTCAGTTGCCCAGGGAGAGACTCACGTCACCTGCCTAGTGACCGGCTTCTACCCCCGGACGGTGGAGGTGACCCTGCTCAGAGACGGGCATCCAGTGCCGGGAGAGAAGGTGACGGGTGGGGAGGTGCTGCCCAACGGAGACGGGACCTACCAGCTGAGAAAGACCCTGACTGTGGATGAGGACAAACAGTGGCTGCATAAATACTCCTGCCAGGTCAACCACACCAGCCTGGACAACAAGATGGTCATTGACTGTG AACTAGAGCCCGGCCCAGATCTTACCATCATCATCCCAGTTGTGGTGATTCTGCTTGCAGTTCTGGTCCTAGTTGTTGCAGGGGTCGTGCTGTGGTGGAGACGAGCCC GTAACAGTATCCCTGATGGGCAAGTGGACATTCGATGCAAATACACTGCAG CTTCTCGACAGTCGGCGTCTTCCTCAAGCTCCTCCGTGCGAGAGTAA